From Pedobacter sp. MC2016-14:
CCATTGGAACCCAAACGCTGCCTGCCCTTAAAATAATTGTGGTCAATACTGTGGTAGTTTTGCTGGCTCCGTTCATCATTCAGTTCTACAATCAGGGTAGGGCCTAAATTGATTTTGTTGATGAGCGTACAATGGTCTACCCGGTTGTGTTTGCCCCAAAGCACAATCCAGTTGTCGTTTTTAAAACGGTCGGCCTGAGAAAAGTTCTCGATCACAAAACCGGTAATCCGGCAATAGTTGGCCAGTTCATTGGTACCTGTACTAAAAATAATGAGGTCGCCATTGGGGCTGTAGCCATTGTTAAAATGCAAATCGGCCACTTCCAGGTAAGTACCGGAAATTTTAAAGTTGGAGGCACCGCTAATCACCACACCACCCGGTGTTTGCGGAGCAACCCTAATGGGTTGTTCCGCTGTACCATTTGCTTTCAGCACCAGCTTCTGGTCTTTCCAAAGACCATCCGCCATGGTGATTTTTGCGCCGGGCTTTGCCGCAGCCAATGCAGCCTGGAGCTCTTTTCCGTTGTGTACCAGCTGTCCGGATCCCTTTAAAGAGGCAAACAACAACAATAGGATTACGCTGTACTTCATAGGGCTATTTTTGAATGTAAATGTCAAATTTAATGGTGGATGTACCTGTAGTTGAAGTGGCTTCTTTAACACGGATCAAAGCGTTTTTAAAGCCGGTTCCGCTTACATCAGGGATCCGCACATAAATTAAATTGGCCGTAGTGGTGTTAAATATCGCTGTTGTAGCCGCTACTGAAGCATCAAACCTGGCCGAACTTCCACCCGGTGCAGCGATATTATTTGCGGTTAAGAAAAATGCCTCATCAATGACATCAATGTTGTTGGCCGCATATTGCGCATACACATTGTCTATGCCTGTACTAGCACCCGGAACCAGCACCCTGAATTTAGTGGCCCGTAAAACCGCCGCATTGGCAATGGTCCAGCCCACAGAATTACATTTAAAGTTGTTGGCTACACCAGAAGCATTGGCCGGACTGTAGAATGAAGGTCCGGTAGCCGTTCCATAGAACAAAAAGGCCATGGTAGATTCGCTGGCATTGAGACTGCAATTGCCCAGGGTAGTACCGCTTTCTGCGAAGAAAATGGTATTGGTACCTGTGGTATGTGCTGTCATGGTCACATCACGGTACAACGTTGAGCCGTAAGTATAATTTAGAGGCAGGATCAATTCAGACGGTAGGTCGTCAATGTCCGTTGCAATAATTTTAAGATGGGTACTTCTTTTACGGAAAGGATAGTTGTAATTGAAGCTGTAGCTCAAACTGGAATTTAAGCTGCTGATGCTGGAGATCAAAACGTATTCTCCCTGGTAATTGTCGTAAATCTCGATCTTTTTGAGGCCGGTAACCGAAGTAATGGTTCCGGTAACAGGTGTGGTACCCGTTAAGTTCGGCGTTACTGAAGCTGCAAAACCCACAAATTTAGGTTTAAACAAACTCACATCCACCGGCATGGCGACTACCAATTGGTTGCTTTGTCCGTAGATGTCTTTGGCTACAATTTTGATGTGCTGCGCTGCTTTCCGGTAGGTGTACTGATAGTTGAGCGCAAATTGTTTAGCGCCATTGATGCTGGTATTGCTGTTCACCAAAACATAAACGTTTTCTGTCTGATAATCATCATAAATATCTACCTGACTTAAACCATAATCTGAGGTTATATTTCCGGTAATGCTGGTCAGTCCGCCGCTTAGGTTGGCCGTAATCTGCGCTGGGAAATCCTTCAATTGCGGTAAGGCAGGATTAAAATAGGTGATTTTAACAAAGCCCTCTACCGTACTGTTATCGCTTTGTTTGGCCAATACCCTTACACCCGTAGCCTTGCTCATGCTATTGGCCGGAAAGGCAGCCGTAGGAATGTTTAGGGTATATGCTGCAGCGTTATCAGGGATGGCGGTGGCAATCAACGAGTCTGTGGCATTGTTCCGCACCAGATACGCATACACCGACTTGATGCCCGTGCTGGAATTAATTTGTGCTGCTACCGTAGTATTGGCGCCAAAATTCCGGGTGGCGCTGTTGTAAGTATATTCTGCCGCAGTGAGTGTGCCAACACTTTCCGTTTCTGTTTTTTTGCAGGAGGCGCAGCAGAGCAGCACAGCAAAAAAGAAGCTTAAAGATTTAAATAATGTGCTCATAGTTTCGAGATTAAATGCTTTTAATAACTGCTGTTTTGTGGAATTTTTAACTGATCGTTACTGTCAATTTCTTTCTGCGGAATGGGCAGCAACAAGCGGTCTTCTACCACCAAAGCCTGCAGGTTGGCCAGGGTAATGGCCGGAACAATCCTGCTGTAATGCGAAGTAAATTCCGTAGCAAAATGTGCTTTGATGACGGCTATGGCTGTTCCCGAACGTTTCAAATCAAAGAAACGCTGGTTTTCAAAAGCAAATTCCAACCTGCGTTCATTAAACAAGGCCGTGTTAAACTGCGTAGGGTCGGTAATGGCAGCGGTTCCGCTTGCCGGATACTGGTAAAAACCAGTACTGAAATCTCCGGTACCCAGATCTTTTGCACCTGCACGGGCCCTCACCTGGTTGATGAGGCTTACCGCCGTTCCCGAAGCACCATCATAACCAATGGCTTCTGCTTTCATCAGCAGCACATCCGAATAGCGGAGTACAGGGAAATCATTTTCCGCATCAAACTTAACCAAGGCAGGAGAAAGGAACTTTTTAACGTACAGTTTAGAACTGAAAGTCGCCAGGCTAACATCCTTTCGGGCATCTGCCGCAGCGGTTACCGCCGTTTTAAATTGTGTATTCAGTTCTGTCGTCGGGAAGTTTAAACCCAGTCCGTCGCCATTAATGACCGCGCTACCGCTGGAAGTGGGTGCAAAATTATTGGCCATGGAATTTCCAAGTCCTACACCACCAGATTTAAAACGAACGGCAAAGAGGATTTCCCGGTTCATTTCATTGTTGATGGAAAAAACATCGGCATAAGAAGGGAGCAAACCATAACCACTGTTGCTGATGACATCATCCAGCAGGCTTAAAGCGGCTGGTTTTTGGTTTAAGGTTAAATACACCTTAGCCAGCAAAGCTTTAGCCGCCCAGCTTGTTGCGCGGCCCCGGTCAGCATCGGCCATGGCCGCATAGGTAGCAGGCGACAAGATGTCCTTAGCTTTGGATAAATCGGCCACAATCAGTTTGTAAATGTCCTGTACCGCAGCTCTGTTGATCTGTTTAGATTGCTCCGGATCTACAGGTTCGGTAATCAGGAATACCGCTCCATACAAGCGCACCAGGTTAAAATAGTGGTAGGCCCTTAAAAATAAAGCCTCACCAGCCAGCTGGTTTTTTTGAGCAGCAGTAACCTGGGCAGTTCCATCAGCGATGGCAATGCTTTCATTCTGATAACTTACACCCAGGCTTTTGAGCACGTAATTGATAGAACGGATATTTTTATAGGTATTTAACCAATACAGGTAAACCTTATCATGCGCGGAATTGAGGTTAAACATATCCAGCTCATTGAGTTCCACGTTGCTGGTGGCAGAACTGTTGGGCACACCCTGTTTGGTGTTGTCGCTCCGCAGCTCGGTCAGCATCCATTCCGTTTCCAGGGGCAGCAGTAAGCCGTTGTAGCTCCCGGTAAGTCCGGTTTTGGTTTCCTCATAGTTCCTGTAAAAAGAACTTACCCCCACATTGGATACCGGATCCAGCTCAATGATTTTTTTGCAGGAAAAAGTACTGATGCTTACAGCGATGATGAAGATATTAAGGGTTAATGTTTTCATGTTGAGTAATTTAAAAGCTTCCATATCTAGAAATTTACATCCAGTCCGAAGGTGTAGGTACGCGCAATTGGGAAGGCGCCACGTTGATAGCCCGCAATTAAAGGAGAAGCATAGGCAGAACTTGTGGTCCTGGCTTCGGGGTTAATACCACGGTAGCTGCTGCCCATTAAGTACAGCAGGTTATCTACAGAACTGTACAGCCTGATGCCGCTAACACCTAATTTTTTACTGATTTTGGAGGCAAAAGTATAACCCAAAATCACATTCCTTAAAGCCGCATAAGAAGCATCCTCAAGTACATAATCGGTCAGCAGCCAGTTTTCACCATTGGTATAATAAGGCGTTTTGCCATCACCAGGATTGGCGGCACTGATCCAGCGGTTGGCGATAAAGTTTTCGTTGTACTTGCGCGATTCATTGTAATTGGCATCACCGTTAATTAAACTGCCGCCCTGAACGCCCTGAATGAGCACACTGAGGTCAAAGCCTTTGTATTTAAAGGTATTGGTTACGCCCCAGGTAAAATCTGGAAAAGGAGAACCCAGCACGGTACGGTCATCAATGTCTATTTTGTTGTCGCCATTTACATCCACATACTTTAAACCACCTGCAGCAAAGTATTTAGAAAGGGTAGAAGTTTGTCCCGTTGCTTTAGCCGCATCAATTTCTGCCTGCGAAGTCCAGATGCCATCGGTTTTATAACCAAAAAACTGGATGGCACGGTCGCCCACAATGTTGGCATAAATCTCGTTTCTTTCCCCATATTTATATTGCACAGGTTCGCCGCCCAAAGCCACTAATTTATTACGGGTAGCAGACACATTTAAATTGGTGCTCCAGCTAAAATCTTTTGTTTTAAGGTTGTTCATCGTCAGTTCTACCTCTGCACCCTGGTTCCTCAGTTTGCCGGCATTTCTGAAATACTCATTAGAGCCGCTAAAAGATTGGGTATTGGCCTGGTACAGCAACTGATCGGTAATGGAATTGTAGTATTCCAGTGTTAGGGCAAAGCGGTCTTTCAGGAAGCTGACATCCAAACCGGTATTAAATTCAAAGGTACGCTCCCAGGAAATGTCCGGGTTGGCCAGTACATTGCTGTTCGGCGATAAACCAAGGCCAACTGTTCCGGTACCAGAGCCAAAAGAATAATTACTTGGGTACAGGAGGTTGACATAAGAAAATGCAGGGATGTTGTTGTTACCCGTAACCCCATAACTGGCCCTCAGCTTCATGCTGCTGATCCAGTCGGCGCTTTTCATAAAGTTTTCATTGGAAATGGCCCAGCCGCCGGAAATAGCAGGGAAGTAACCCCATTTTTTACCCGGTCCAAAATTGGAACTTCCATCTGCACGGAAGCTGGCACTCAGCAGGTATTTGCCCTTGTAATCGTAATTGACCCTGCCCAGGTAGGAAAGTAAGCCTTTAGGATATTCCAGCGTATTGGTTAGAGCCTGATCAATCTGACCGGCCTGGTTTAAGGTTTTAAAATCTTCTGTAGGGAAGTTACGGCCTACAATGTTGCTTTCCTTCGTTTTGGTCTGCTGTGCCGTATAACCTACCAAACCCGTAAAATTATGGTTGCCAGCTTTTAGGCTATAGTTTAAAGTGTTTTCCCAAAGCAGGTCCAGGTACAGTTTATTGTAAATTACGGCCTGGTTTACATCGCCATCTTTACGGGCGCCGGATTTGGTGAAGGTGGTATTTTCCTGACTGGAGTAATAGCCGCCAACAGAGGTTTTAAAAATCAGGTTCTTGGCTACCGTAACGCTCAAATCTCCACCACCCAGTACGCGATAAGTTTGCTGCGTAATGTTTTCCCTGGCTGCGATGGAAAGCGGGGTATTGTTACTGGTAGAAAAAGGCTCAACCGTACCGTTGCTGCTCCACAGACTGCCATCGGGCATGAAACCGGAATAGGTTAAACCGTTAAAATGGCGCGCCTGGATAAAATCACCGGGTGCAATATTTGCCCATTGCGCGTTCTGGTGTACGAATGCAGAAGTAAAGGCATCGTGATACACGGGCAGGAAGGAAGCAAACCTGAAATAATCTGTAAAGTTGGAAGCTGGTCGGATAGTTTTGATGTAAGATGGGTTGATGTTGAAACTGAAACGCACCCTTTTGCTCAGTTCGCCGTCTACCTTAGCTTTGACATTTAAACGGGTATTTTCGTTGAATTTTAACACCGCTTTGTCTTTTTGGCCATTGGCCGATAAATAATAGCGGATGTCTTTTTTACCACCACTGATGCCAAACTGGATGTTAGAGATGGCACCGTTTTGTAAAGCTTCCTGCTGCCAGTCGGTAGCGTAACCTGCAATTTGGTTTTCTATGACATAAGCTGCACGCTCTGCCGGGGTAATGAGGTTAATTTGACTGCTGGCTACAGTGGGGTCGGTCTGCCTTAAAGCCGCTTCCTGAAACAGCAAATTGGTGTATTCGCCCACACTTAAAATGGGGTTAACGGAATACGGGTTTTTAAAACCGTAATAACTTTTAAAGGTATACCTTGGTTTGTCAGATACCCCGCCTTTGGTGGTGATTAAAATGACCCCATTGGCAGCACGGGAACCGTAAATGGCACCCGAAGCGGCATCTTTCAAGACCTCAATGGATTCTACATCCTGAGGATTCACAAAGGAAAGTCCGTCTGGAACGGGATAACCATCTACCACCACCAAGGGCTGTGAGTCTGCACTGATGGAGTTGAAACCACGCACCCGAACGGTAGGCGCGGCACCAACCTCAGAACTTACGTTTTGGATGGTAACCCCGGCGATTTTCCCGATCAGGGCATTGTCTAACCTTGAAGTGGGCATTTCGTCCAGGTTGGTATTTTTCAGTTTACTTACTGAACCGGTTACGGATGATCTTTTTTGGGTACCATAACCAATCACGACCACATCTTCCAGGTTGTTTTTGAGTTCCTGAAGGGTAACGGTAATGGTTTCGTTTTTGGTTACGGGGTGCCCGTATAACTGGTAGCCCAGGTAATTGATCAACAGGATTTTTCCCGTTTCAACGCTAATGGAGAATTCTCCTTTTTCGTTGGTCATGGTGCCTTGTTTACCGTCCTTTACTTTAACGGAAGCTCCGGACAGGGCTTCCCCGTCCGGAGTTTTTACCGTTCCCTGGATTTTAACTTTAGTTTGCGCTAAAGTTTTGTTTCCAAAAAGGAGCGAGGTCAATAGCACAAGCACCATACATTGTAAATAATATTTTAGGTTCATGCTGGTTTAATTTGGTTAGCTGATGGTTGGTATTATTTGTAATCTGGGTTTTGGACCAGGTTGCCTTTACTTAAATCTATTTCGGTTTGCGGAATAGGAAAGATTAAACGGTAAGCCGGTACAGTTAGGGTTGGATTGCCGGTAGCGGTTAAATAGGCATTCAGGATGGCAATGGTGCTTGCCTGGTCCATTCGTACCAAATCATACCAGCGTTGGTTTTCAAATCCAAATTCCAGTTTACGTTCTTTAAAGATTAAATCCCTGGCATTGGCTTTAGTGCCCAGGCCAACTAAGTTATACAAGCTGGCGCCCGCACGACCGCGCACCTCGTTGATAGGCGTCAGTACATCTAAAGTTGGTGCAGCAGCAAGCTCATTGTTCACTTCGGCCGCCATCAGCAATACATCAGAAAAACGGATGACAGGAAAATCGTTTCCGGCATCCCTTACTGGTGCCGTAGCATCTAAAAATTTAGTCGCCAGGCCATTGGTAGCATTATAGGTGCTGGCTTTCCTGACATCGGTACTTTCAAAAAGCGCCATGTATTGTGCAGAAGCTTTTACGTTCCTTGCATCGCCATTGTTGGAGTATTCGTAAGAAAAAGAGTTTCCTTCGCCATTAGAACTCGCTTTGTAGCGAACAGCAAACAGGATTTCTTTGCTCATTTCTGATGCGGTGCTGAATATAGCCGCATAACTTGGGTTTAAAGTATAAGTGCTGCCTTTAAAGTTGGTACCAACCAAGGGGTCCAGTTGCAATTTGGCATTAGGATAATCTTTGGTAGTGAGGTAAACTTTGGCCAGTAAAGCTTGCGAAGCACCTTTGGTGGCACGGGCGATTTGTGCCGTTGGCCATGAAGGAGGACAAGTAGCCACAGAAGTCAGCAAATCTGTTTTAATCTGGCTGTAAATGGTGGAGGTGCTGATGCGTTTGAATTTCTCAAAATCATCAAAATTGATGGAAGCAGTAATCAAAGGCACATCGCCATACAAACGGATCAGGTTGAAATACATTAAAGAGCGGATGAACTTAACCTCACCTTCAAAGTATTGCTTTTTAACCGGGTCTGTTACGTTGTTGATGTATTTAAGCACCAGGTTACAACGCGCTATGGTATTGTAGGAACGCTGCCAGAAATCGGCCAGGAAGAAATTGGAAGGGGCATCCCTGAAAAACTTAATGGCACCCCAATCGCCCTCCAGGGATACACCCGAAGTATTGTCGGCCCTGATCTCGGTTAGTTTAAATTCGATGTCGTACACCTTTTGCAAGCCGTCATAACAGGCAATCACACCAGTTTCTACCTCATCTGTAGTGCGGTAGTAATTCTGCTCAATGAGGTTGGATACTGGTTTTTCATCTAAAAACTTTTTACAGCTGCTTAGGCTTACTATAAGACCCAAGGCAATTAATATTTTGGTTTTCATGGAGTTGTTTTAAAAGTTAGCGTTAAGACCAAAAGTGATGTTTCTTGTGATGGGCGCTGAACCACGCTGGTAGCCGTTTTTAAGCGGATCGTCAGTATACTCGTTTACGCCTTCAGGATTGTAACTTGAATAGCCTTTGGCAAACTTGTACCATAAGTTAGCTGCCGATACATATAACCTTAAATTACTGGCTTTGATGGCTTTCATGATGTTGCCCGGAAAGGTATAACCCAGGTTTACATTGCGAAGCGCTACAAATGACGCATCTTCAATAGAATAACGGCTTTCTGTTTTGTATTTGGTTTTGGCTTGCAATGCAGTTGGCAACAAGAGGTAAGCAGAAGTTCCGGTAGCAGAGAATTGTGTTTCGTAGTAGTTAGGGTCTGCATTGAATACGCTTGCCCCATGAGAACCTTGTACCACAAAGCTAAAATCGAAGTTTTTGTATTTTACATTATTGGTTAATCCCCAGGTAAATTTAGGGGTAGGCTGACCCAATACCACCCGGTCGGCTTCATTCACTACACCATCGTTGTTCATGTCGCGGGCAATGATCCTGTCGGAGTGAACATTGGTGGGCCAGAAATTCCCGCCCACCGAAATGTCACTATCATACTCATAACCGTAAAATTGTACCAATGGAGCACCTACCTGCGCCAGGAAATAGTTCAGTCTTTTAGGATCACCAATGCTGATGATGGAAGTACTGTTTCCAATATTTTTAACTGTGTTTTTATTCGTTGCACCATTTGCTGCCAGGCTCCATTTAACATCCTGGCTGTCGATGATTTTTGCACCCAGTTCAAATTCAATCCCTTGGTTTTGCACTTCGCCATTGTTTACATAAACACCGGAACTCCCTGTAATGGTGTTGATTGGCTGGAAGAAGAGTAAGTCTTTGGTTTTGGTTTTGTAAGCATCTACCGTTAAGGTAAATTTGTTTTTTAAGAAAGCCAGGTCTACACCGCCGTTGAAACTGAAACTGCGTTCCCATCCCAAATTAGGATTGTCGTAAAAGCTGGAATTAAAGCCCAGGCTGGTAGCATCGCCCAATATGGCACCTACTGTACTTACGTTAGCGAAGGCTTTGTAATTGCCGATGTTGTTGTTTCCTGTAGCACCATAACTGGCCCTCAGTTTTAAATCGTTTACTAAGGATTCTTTGTTGTAGAAATCTTCATTGCTTACGCGCCAGCCCACAGAGGCAGAAGGGAAATAACGCCAGCGGTTATCGGCACCGAAACGGGAGCTACCATCCCAGCGTGAACCGATGGAAAGTAAATATTTGTTGTCATAAGCATAATTGGCCCTGAACAATAGGGAAGCAAGCGTATTGCGCTCTTCTGTAGAACTCAGCGAGTTTGGTGTTCCTGCATTTAAAGTAGGAATATCGTCTGTTGCGAAATTGGTGGCTACGGCATTACTGGCAGAGATTTTTGTAGATTGAGAGGTGAAACCGGCCACCACATTTAAATCGTGTTTACCAAATGTTTTGGCATAGTTTAAAATGTTCTCGTTCAATAAATCGATGGTTTGGGTATTGGCTAAAGTAGCCCTGGTAGATGCTTGTGCTACGGCAGCGCTTTGCAAAAAGAGGTCACGCGTGGCCCATGATTTCTGGAAAAACTCTGTCCGCGAATTGTTGATGAATGCACCGGCAGATACTTTTAAAGAGAGGGCATCGGTAAAGTTATACTGCACATTGGCATTGGTAATGGTTTTGTAAGTAAAGGTGGTGTTTTTGATGCCGGCTAAGTTGGCGTAACCGTTGTTGTTGGCCGTAGCCGAGAGGTTGATGCCCGTGTAACGGGTATTGGTAGCCGGATCAAAGGCCCTTTGGTTGACCATAGCGCCAATTGGGTAACCTGTAGCCGCAGAAATTTCTGGAGTGGAATATAAGGGCAACCAGGTAGCGAAGGCACGCAGCACATCGTGTATTTTATAGTTAGGCGTATTTTGCACCGTGTAAGAAGGGGTGATGCTTAAGCCAATTTTCCATTTATCGCTTGGCGTAATGTCTATATTGGCTTGTCCGCCGTATCTTTTATAATCGTTGGTCAGGATGACACCCTTATCCAATAAGGCTTCTCCAGACACATAATATTTTACGTTTGGACTGCCGCCGCTCAGGTTAACTTGTGTGTTTTGAAAGGTTCCGGTTCTGAAGACCACGTCCTGAGGATCCATAGGTACATCAAACTTTTGTGCGGCAATAATTTCAGGAGATAAATTGCCGTTGTTTACAGATCTTACATGGTCTGCCCATTCAGACAGGGTAGGGAAGTCAAGGCGACGGTATACATCTTTAAAGCCGGTAGCATTGTTGAAACCGAAAACTGTTTTACCCTCTTTACCAGATTTGGTGGTGATGAGGATAACCCCATTGGCACCCCTAGATCCGTAGATGGCTGCCGATGCCGCATCTTTTAAGACCTCGATACTTTCTACGTTGTTCATATCTACCGAGGCTAAATCTGTAGGAACAGGGTAACCATCGATAACGATTAATGGGTTGGTACCTGCGGTAATAGAGGCTGCACCACGGATTTTAATTACGGGCGCCGCACCTGCGGTAGCATCTGTAGTTTGGATTTGCACACCGGCAAGTTTACCAGCTAAAGCCTGATCTGCCCTGGATACCGGGATTTGGTTGAGGTTATCGTTGGTGAGTTTGGCTACTGCACCAGTTACGGAAGATTTCTTTTGGGTACCGTAACCAATGACCACCACGGTTTCCATGGTATTTGGAAGTTCTTGTATGGTAATGGTAACAGACTCGGCTTTAGTTACGGTAAATGTTTGCGTAACATAACCAATGTAGCTGATTTCCAGAACCTGGCCAGTGCTTACATTTAAGCTGAATGCACCGTTGGTATCTGTAACTGCGCCTTGCTGGGCATTTTTAACTTTAACGGAAGCACCTGGTAAGCGAGCCCCGTCTGGTGTTTTAACCACACCTTGTACAGTTACTTTATTTTGTGCCTGTACCGGCTGCGTAAATAATGCACAGCTGAACAATACAAGCAGTAGGCCTGATAAGTAAACTTTTACGTTCATATCTTTAATATTTATATTTGGTTAGTGTTGTTTGCATGCTGCCCTCTGGCGCATTGCTTCTTTTTTTATGAAGTCAGGACATCATTTACTGTCCTGACTTTAAGGGTATAGGGTATTTGATTATGAAAAATTAAGTCCGCCGTTGATGTCGATGTTGTTTCCGGTAATGTAGCTGGCCTGATCTGAAGCCAGGTACACAATGAGGTCTGCCACTTCCTGTGCCTGACCTTCGCGTTTTAACAGGGTAGCATTGGCCACGTTTACCCGAACTTCTGGTTTACTAAAGGTATCGTGGAAGGTAGTAGCAATCATACCCGGTAATACAGCGTTTACACGAATGCCTTTTGGTCCCAGTTCTTTGGCAAGGGATCTGGTGTAAGTCATGACCGCACCTTTTGATGCTGCATAGGCACTGGCACCCGGACCACCGCCATCTCTACCCGCAAGGGAAGATAAATTGATGATGGAAGCGCCTGAGCTCATGTAAGGTATGACCGCTTTGGAAGCCAGGTATACGCTTTTCAGGTTCAGGTTCATCACCTGGTCCCAGAATTCTTCTTCCAGTTCCAGTGTGGTTTTGCGGGCAATCATACCGCCGGCAACATTGACCAGGATATGGATTTCTTCGCCAAAAGCGGCCCTGGTCTGATCGATCAGGCTGGTTACTTCGGCAGATTTAGTCACATCACCTTTAACAATGATGCCTTGACCACCAGCAGCTGTAATGATGGCCAGTGTTTCTTCTGCATTTTGCAGGTTGCCATGGTAATTGATGACAACTTTTGCTCCTTCTGCTGCCAATTGGCAGGATACTGCTCTTCCGATATCTCTTGATCCGCCAGTTACGATGGCTACTTTGTTTGTTAAACGCATACTAGTAATTAGATTTAATGAATTAATTTTTTTGAACTGATATATCTGATACAAAACCAGGTAATGGGCACCAGTACGGCAGCCAGTATAAAAAAGGAATTGTAGCTTGTTTTTGTAATGATGGGCACCGCCCAG
This genomic window contains:
- a CDS encoding SDR family NAD(P)-dependent oxidoreductase yields the protein MRLTNKVAIVTGGSRDIGRAVSCQLAAEGAKVVINYHGNLQNAEETLAIITAAGGQGIIVKGDVTKSAEVTSLIDQTRAAFGEEIHILVNVAGGMIARKTTLELEEEFWDQVMNLNLKSVYLASKAVIPYMSSGASIINLSSLAGRDGGGPGASAYAASKGAVMTYTRSLAKELGPKGIRVNAVLPGMIATTFHDTFSKPEVRVNVANATLLKREGQAQEVADLIVYLASDQASYITGNNIDINGGLNFS